The proteins below come from a single Bactrocera dorsalis isolate Fly_Bdor chromosome 5, ASM2337382v1, whole genome shotgun sequence genomic window:
- the LOC105231451 gene encoding uncharacterized protein LOC105231451 yields the protein MKLAVLALAFVLCLAYATAEIDYSVEDNEIVEFAPLGLADELGDADTFSVFGILWFTLTASLRTLKGVNCTIRRVMSIRDEGVNFLNAFKDCNTAALKDLNAVINQVQAVVNTCNDIIHLNSNVCNNGALDDQADAKKNTPIVCFFKLLGKMLTLKGQIGKTITLSKKLSSTPGTYGTCNMSAVNDLISVFTQFPSYVKTCSKLKN from the exons ATGAAGTTAGCTGTGCTTGCGCTCGCCTTCGTCCTGTGCTTGGCATACGCCACA GCCGAAATCGATTACTCCGTGGAGGATAATGAAATCGTGGAGTTCGCTCCTTTGGGTCTCGCCGATGAACTTGGCGATGCGGATACATTCAGCGTGTTCGGCATATTATGGTTTACTCTTACTGCCAGTTTGCGTACACTCAAAGGTGTCAATTGCACCATACGCCGTGTGATGAGCATACGCGATGAAGGCGTTAATTTCCTCAATGCCTTCAAGGACTGCAACACTGCCGCTTTGAAGGACCTGAACGCTGTGATTAATCAAGTACAAGCTGTGGTGAATACCTGCAATGATATTATCCATTTGAACAGCAATGTTTGCAACAATGGCGCTCTGGATGATCAGGCTGATGCCAAGAAGAATACTCCTATCGTCTGTTTCTTTAAGTTGTTGGGTAAAATGTTGACCCTCAAGGGTCAGATTGGTAAGACAATTACCTTGTCGAAGAAGTTGTCATCCACACCGGGCACCTATGGCACTTGCAATATGTCGGCAGTGAACGATTTGATTTCGGTATTTACACAATTCCCGTCATACGTGAAGACTTGCTCGAAGTTGAAGAATTAA
- the LOC105231454 gene encoding cytochrome P450 4d8: MLFCAILLLFFILALLNYVTKQRIRRGVLRNMPGPYCYPFIGAVQLYLQLSMNNMLDHMAKFHEQHGSIIAAWVANRVGISSMDLELNEQILASPQHIAKHFNYTILRQWLGTGLLLSDGRKWFVRRKIITPAFHFKILEQFVEVFDQQSTILLSCLAKKADGRNIFDVYPFVCLAALDIIAETAMGTKMGAQTDARSEYALAVNKTTKIIAWRFIKFHLNNEILFSILHPFLKWQQMRHIKTLHKFTTNMIKQRREALERNRNVAPLTEDLTEDSHFVGNKKRMALLDMLLQSTIDDQPLSDDDIREEVDTFMFEGHDTITSGICFTLYLLSRHPEAQQKVLQEVAAVLGNDRKQAISLRELNELKYVECVIKETLRLYPSVPLVGRQLTEDFKYTHSQIGDGIIPAGAAILISLYGMFRQARYFERPTEFLPERHLNNGSASAFLFIPFSAGPRNCIGQKFAMLEMKMIIAKIVREYELLPFGEPVQIESNIVMRSTTGFQLGMRKRESMI, translated from the exons ATGCTGTTCTgcgcaattttgttgttgtttttcatctTGGCGTTGCTAAATTATGTCACCAAGCAGCGCATACGTCGTGGAGTACTCCGCAATATGCCGGGGCCGTACTGCTATCCATTTATAGGCGCAGTGCAATTATATCTCCAGCTTAGTATGAATA ATATGCTGGATCACATGGCCAAGTTCCACGAGCAGCATGGCAGCATAATAGCCGCTTGGGTGGCCAATCGTGTGGGCATTTCCAGCATGGATTTGGAATTGAACGAGCAAATCTTGGCCTCACCACAACACATTGCCAAGCATTTCAACTACACAATTCTGCGTCAGTGGCTGGGCACCGGGCTGCTGCTGAGCGACGGTCGCAAATGGTTTGTACGCCGAAAGATTATAACACCCGCCTTTCATTTCAAGATATTGGAACAATTTGTCGAGGTTTTCGATCAGCAATCGACGATTTTGTTGAGTTGTTTGGCGAAAAAAGCGGATGGCCGCAATATCTTTGATGTTTATCCGTTTGTTTGCCTGGCAGCTTTGGACATTATAGCGG AGACAGCCATGGGCACTAAAATGGGAGCGCAAACAGATGCCAGAAGTGAATATGCGTTAGCTGTGAATAA AACCACAAAAATTATCGCCTGGCGTTTCATAAAATTCCATCTcaacaatgaaattttattcagcATATTGCATCCCTTCCTCAAGTGGCAGCAAATGCGACACATTAAAACGTTGCACAAGTTCACAACCAATATGATCAAACAAAGACGTGAGGCACTCGAAAGAAATCGAAATGTTGCGCCGCTGACTGAAGATTTGACGGAAGATTCCCACTTCGTGGGCAACAAGAAACGTATGGCTCTGCTTGATATGCTGCTTCAGTCCACAATCGATGATCAACCGTTGTCAGATGACGATATACGCGAGGAAGTCGATACTTTCATGTTCGAAGGCCACGATACAATTACTTCGGGCATATGTTTCACACTCTATTTACTCTCACGCCATCCGGAGGCACAACAGAAGGTGCTGCAGGAAGTCGCAGCAGTGTTGGGTAATGATCGTAAGCAAGCGATCAGCTTGCGTGAACTCAATGAACTGAAATATGTCGAATGTGTTATTAAGGAGACACTGCGTCTCTATCCCAGTGTGCCGCTTGTGGGCAGACAATTGACGGAGGACTTCAAATATA ctCATTCTCAGATTGGCGATGGCATCATACCCGCAGGTGCTGCAATTCTTATCAGTCTTTATGGCATGTTTCGTCAGGCACGTTATTTTGAGCGACCCACCGAATTTTTACCCGAACGTCATTTGAATAATGGGAGCGCTAGTGCATTTCTCTTCATACCCTTCAGCGCAGGCCCTCGTAACTGTATCGGCCAGAAATTTGCTATGCTGGAGATGAAGATGATAATTGCTAAGATCGTGCGTGAATACGAGCTGTTGCCCTTCGGCGAGCCCGTCCAAATAGAATCAAATATTGTTATGCGCTCAACGACGGGCTTTCAGTTGGGCATGAGAAAGAGAGAGTCAATGATTTGA